A single region of the Schistocerca serialis cubense isolate TAMUIC-IGC-003099 chromosome 7, iqSchSeri2.2, whole genome shotgun sequence genome encodes:
- the LOC126412354 gene encoding myogenesis-regulating glycosidase-like: MVELMKKAVEDGTPVNRPIWWIDPTDPTALTIDSEFLLGDDILVAPVVWHDNFSRDIYLPKGMWRDEADPEHPTIQGPAWLHSYPVPLNTLPYFTRVSA, translated from the exons ATGGTTGAGCTGATGAAGAAAGCCGTTGAGGACGGCACTCCCGTCAACAGGCCAATCTGGTGGATCGACCCAACGGACCCCACGGCACTCACAATCGACTCAG AGTTCCTGCTGGGCGACGACATTCTGGTGGCGCCAGTGGTGTGGCACGACAACTTCAGCCGCGACATCTACCTGCCGAAGGGCATGTGGCGCGATGAGGCGGACCCCGAGCACCCCACCATTCAGGGTCCGGCCTGGCTACACAGCTACCCCGTGCCGCTCAACACTCTGCCCTACTTCACCAGGGTCAGCGCCTAG